A stretch of the Theileria equi strain WA chromosome 1, complete sequence genome encodes the following:
- a CDS encoding hypothetical protein (encoded by transcript BEWA_026150A) — protein sequence MTHNTSTYSQWKHPIRTYFIRRHIHTIIQFKDLEPLKIRYYLYILASIIFDILLINCTIVEERLLMLSNFGLQMEYINLYGNKTVKSIPISNIKDLLINEGFVVNEIIFYILIMLNDSEEIILPFKDAIPRLENLKTIYRCFNSLFERPS from the exons ATGACCCATAACACTAGCACTTATTCACAATGGAAACATCCTATTCGGACATACTTTATCCGCCGACACATTCACACCATCATTCAGTTCAAAGACCTGGAACCCCTAAAGATTCGCTAttatttatacattttggCATCCATAATATTCGATATTTTACTCATAAATTGTACGATCGTAGAAG AAAGGCTACTTATGCTCTCAAACTTTGGGCTCCAGATGGAGTATATCAACCTGTACGGTAACAAGACTGTGAAGAGTATACCGATTAGCAACATCAAGGACCTTCTCATTAAcgag GGTTTTGTGGTGAATGAgattatattttacattttaatcaTGCTCAATGACTCTGAGGAAATTATTCTCCCATTCAAG GACGCAATACCGAGGCTAGAGAATTTAAAGACAATATATCGCTGCTTTAATAGCCTCTTTGAGAGGCCAAGTTAA
- a CDS encoding hypothetical protein (encoded by transcript BEWA_026160A) — protein MTGETLDLHPNKWEYNEKLKAIDTSNWTSTPYIANEYAIQPEKTPFQLGDILYSGRRIEGIILNPMMVKSVLALYNTDRTKLLAFCLCTEEKYHYYANKNTTVDVTETTFTVFSLDSKPDIGVTKKLLENIDENNGIDPLGLLDTCKEIAIKLFKDTDIIFDLNKHPSGDLKKKETYVSHTNGANVVIDDPRPLGNKFVSVDHITSPFTVCGIKFKKKNITVEGGFPDVIFTEFDAYYRRDDNDYDDPLLIILKVQSSHHNTGHIVGRCFLSKNAECKIWNILKVAGFEISDRDIEEILDNIVKKTKFEISGLTSGLQSRLRDGTTDLIIDIEMIPKKDSDTYNYGGNTVHYRKSDIGEGCFLVEHAHNFQTFTIKKIRIEDKSLDTTPIPSSKVLVSLFNVYYSYKVATYPLLIYILYGETQTWLRRFYGDVKWEILGSQTLATRDDLTAIRRILNDSSIPNVAIDFGRTRTTMYYPSGTSLKFRIDRAKVQKSGYYGFKHSRLYGQAFKIKSIVCGTKQLKGINSNVEWESISAYYWGSKPLYEKLLVVQLGDKDKDCYSYGGDDNWIQTDGSLRNNLLGLIDNANCNINKAHVIDLGSKKIYDCQGCGTGITVHTIYSSLYNCYEHTITGDGSSISNFKDGNSYDTGIPEFENFSTVYVYWSLQNFDKPFLIHISGYHGDKHKELPYDQRWYWRVEKVSNRWIKLGKKHAPKVHTESTTILKILNGIQGERRPVKILKQKNVEYTTHQVKGTEHSGHTTRAHSDIGLGSRAVISQATNVRDNTRNAEDGQIVGSRGRDRNGDINQENAFGRHSEDRTSKKTVDIRTDHASPRNSEPELEDLGSRINDISLDSDSREDSFTSETSDNTDSDDTHISHSISDWFQEHAITIGSAGAFAVAVPAVGVTAYCCIKNRKV, from the coding sequence ATGACTGGTGAGACGCTAGACCTTCACCCGAACAAATGGGAGTATAACGAGAAATTAAAAGCTATAGACACTAGTAATTGGACTTCTACTCCATACATTGCAAATGAGTACGCCATACAGCCTGAAAAGACACCCTTTCAGCTGGGCGATATCCTATACAGTGGAAGGAGAATAGAAGGAATAATACTAAATCCaatgatggtaaagagTGTTTTAGCACTTTATAATACCGACAGGACGAAATTATTGGCATTTTGCCTTTGTACCGAGGAAAAGTATCACTACTATGCAAATAAGAATACTACTGTTGATGTAACAGAAACCACGTTTACAGTATTTTCACTCGATAGTAAGCCTGACATCGGTGTTACAAAGAAACTTTTAgaaaatattgatgaaaataatggCATTGATCCTTTAGGATTGCTCGATACTTGTAAGGAGATTGCCATAAAGCTATTCAAGGACACTGACATAATTTTTGATTTAAATAAGCATCCAAGTGGTGAtttgaagaagaaagaaaCATATGTATCTCACACTAATGGAGCAAATGTCGTTATAGATGACCCAAGGCCCTTAGGCAACAAGTTTGTATCAGTTGATCATATCACAAGCCCATTTACCGTATGTGGAATAAAGTTTAAAAAAAAGAATATAACAGTGGAGGGAGGGTTTCCTGATGTGATTTTTACAGAATTTGATGCATACTATAGAAGGGATGACAATGACTATGATGATCCACTTCTCATTATTTTAAAAGTGCAATCTTCACATCACAATACTGGGCACATTGTAGGAAGATGCTTTTTGTCAAAGAATGCTGAATGCAAAATATGgaacattttaaaggttGCTGGTTTTGAAATTAGTGATAGGGATATCGAGGAGATACTTGATAACATAGTAAAGAAGACAAAGTTTGAAATCTCAGGCTTAACTTCTGGGCTTCAAAGCAGATTACGAGACGGCACGACAGATCTCATCATAGACATAGAAATGATTCCAAAAAAGGATTCGGACACATACAATTACGGTGGTAACACAGTTCATTACAGAAAAAGCGATATAGGTGAAGGATGCTTTCTAGTGGAACACGCTCACAACTTTCAGACCTTTAcaataaagaagataaggatagaAGACAAAAGTCTAGATACAACCCCTATTCCTTCCAGCAAAGTTCTGGTTTCTTTGTTCAATGTATACTATAGTTATAAGGTAGCTACATATCCACTCCTGATCTACATCCTGTATGGCGAAACACAAACGTGGCTTAGAAGATTTTATGGTGATGTTAAGTGGGAGATTCTTGGAAGTCAAACTCTGGCTACAAGAGATGATTTAACAGCTATTAGACGCATTCTAAATGATTCCTCCATACCAAATGTTGCAATagattttggaagaacAAGAACCACAATGTATTATCCTTCTGGTACTTCTCTTAAATTCCGGATTGATAGAGCCAAGGTTCAAAAATCCGGTTACTATGGATTTAAACACTCTAGATTATATGGTCAAGCTTTTAAGATAAAGAGTATTGTATGTGGAACTAAACAGCTTAAAGGAATTAACTCTAATGTTGAATGGGAGAGTATTTCAGCATATTATTGGGGAAGTAAACCTCTATATGAGAAACTTCTCGTTGTTCAACTTGGGgataaagacaaagattGTTATTCATATGGTGGTGACGACAATTGGATACAAACTGATGGTTCTTTGAGAAATAATCTTCTTGGACTCATTGATAATGCGAATTGCAATATAAATAAGGCTCATGTCATAGACCTTGGATCTAAAAAGATTTATGACTGTCAGGGGTGTGGAACAGGAATAACGGTGCATACTATTTACTCTAGTCTATACAACTGTTACGAACATACTATTACTGGAGATGGCTCATCCATATCCAATTTTAAGGATGGCAACTCCTACGATACTGGAATACCAGAATTTGAGAATTTTAGCACTGTTTATGTATATTGGTCTTTACAAAACTTTGATAAACCCTTCCTCATCCACATCTCTGGATATCACGGAGATAAGCATAAAGAGCTCCCATATGATCAAAGATGGTACTGGAGAGTTGAAAAGGTCAGTAATAGATGGATAAAACTAGGAAAAAAACATGCGCCAAAAGTTCATACTGAGTCTACTACcattttaaagattctTAACGGAATACAAGGGGAAAGGCGTCCCgtaaaaattttaaagcaAAAAAACGTTGAATACACAACTCATCAAGTTAAGGGTACAGAACATTCTGGACACACTACTAGAGCTCATTCTGATATAGGTTTAGGTTCTAGAGCTGTAATATCACAAGCAACTAATGTAAGAGATAATACTAGAAATGCTGAGGACGGTCAAATAGTAGGATCGAGAGGAAGAGACAGAAATGGTGATATCAACCAGGAAAATGCATTTGGAAGGCACAGTGAAGATAGAACATCAAAAAAAACCGTTGATATACGGACTGATCACGCATCACCAAGGAATTCTGAACCCGAATTAGAAGATTTAGGAAGTAGAATTAATGATATTTCTCTTGATTCTGACAGCAGAGAAGATTCATTTACCAGTGAAACTTCGGATAACACAGATTCTGATGATACTCATATTTCTCATAGTATCTCTGACTGGTTTCAAGAACACGCTATAACCATTGGGTCTGCTGGTGCATTTGCAGTTGCTGTTCCTGCCGTTGGGGTAACTGCCTATTGTTGCATAAAAAATAGAAAGGTCTAG
- a CDS encoding hypothetical protein (encoded by transcript BEWA_026170A), protein MSTAIDIKKNGYDCACSETKITVTTNEGRSVEGYTTYKYKHEYGKGEIPVKYGNTTLKCREFQDEGGDGYDATFSLSEKTPNLTVYYWENDENRKKPLVLDVDVEGISLYYSNDRNVSTNDNSKWTRIEPEILPDNGLPTLSPDELKEKLQEFTCKLFSPVVIDVSKTGESYPNEYCEKEGCCKEGTENIKVDEYPLHDPPGFTAWKHTYKKGNNNTFTVTGFTNGPSPGSIPKAFFPIWDVKEVVVCFSQCDPTKPFLVYVENEDEAARTWSRNPCQSGDIEWKEYKSSKLDPKLPNPVADILKNALETAKQLQSRSETKESEKGKSIHSEKEEQETITTAEVRSQQQTTSAVAPDGTGVSLDKELWEALGKAAGSVLGESVAVGLAGAIDVAALLAKEALEHIPNNVLPATAGLIGSVLKITTHNNKAVRTLDPEHLGQNGVQREEVPAADLSDQVPDTESETKILLQGTPVAQMAEIPPLHPSPYEGLPRPTGYFPPLALSLQVEGYPITAASIDPSPPLPEGSHGADVPKEYLEPPLDLLASVQGSLVEGHPAPLHPRASGILGYVVKAEGDSKGGGPLLRRLPFLTAARSQQPATLHKEYLAPTPVPLLKRLTESPASPLIKVPTPLYTLSGAYGSQLQADERHDQVNAVPQGSDANLTGIAGEVMSIVHNPDGTTALDVKLPGDGRETLTFRMLSISHGTDDLEGRPQDSSLPLAEDSDGTGDPGSVPEGAVEEKEKKEDSSQGASGPEPPPPLPVVGKTDSGEQAKGGPIVGLLGKLLEGALSGADKVVTDPIISQTLITLGEKGPAFAATLGSVAIDAALKLTEPPQQQPPPGTEPEAAAREGGPGEDTASTTTTNTRDTSDNNDGADPSTSEALTSEAQHAALFSVSAQGYNSRSKARPFWLDYPYCLFCSWYICLGLFCGIETL, encoded by the coding sequence atgtcTACTGCTATAGACATAAAGAAAAATGGTTACGACTGTGCATGTAGTGAGACAAAGATTACTGTTACCACAAATGAGGGTAGAAGTGTTGAAGGATATACTACATATAAGTACAAGCACGAGTATGGTAAGGGTGAAATCCCCGTTAAGTATGGAAACACTACTCTTAAATGTAGAGAATTTCAGGATGAAGGGGGTGATGGCTATGATGCAACATTTTCACTCAGTGAAAAAACTCCAAATCTCAcagtatattactgggaaAATGATGAGAATCGTAAGAAACCTCTAGTTCTGGATGTGGATGTTGAAGGTATATCACTTTATTACAGTAATGATAGGAATGTAAGTACCAACGACAACAGTAAGTGGACTAGGATAGAGCCTGAAATTCTTCCTGATAATGGTTTGCCAACACTTTCTCCGGATGAACTTAAGGAAAAGCTTCAAGAGTTCACCTGCAAGCTTTTTAGCCCGGTAGTTATAGATGTTTCTAAGACTGGAGAATCTTATCCCAATGAGTATTGTGAAAAGGAAGGATGTTGCAAGGAAGGTActgagaatataaaggTTGATGAATACCCTCTACATGATCCACCTGGATTTACTGCTTGGAAGCACACCTATAAGAAAGGAAATAATAATACTTTTACCGTAACTGGTTTCACTAATGGACCTTCTCCAGGTAGCATTCCGAAAGcattttttccaatatGGGATGTTAAGGAAGTAGTCGTTTGTTTTTCCCAGTGTGATCCCACTAAACCCTTCCTGGTCTATGTTgagaatgaggatgaagCTGCTAGAACGTGGTCCAGGAACCCTTGTCAGAGTGGTGATATTGAGTGGAAAGAATATAAATCTAGTAAGTTAGATCCAAAGCTTCCAAATCCAGTTGCTGATATTCTTAAAAATGCTCTGGAGACTGCTAAACAATTACAATCACGTTCTGAAactaaagaatctgaaaagGGCAAGTCAATACATAGTGAGAAAGAGGAGCAGGAGACTATAACTACAGCCGAAGTACGATCACAACAGCAAACTACTTCTGCTGTAGCTCCAGATGGAACTGGAGTAAGCCTGGATAAAGAACTATGGGAAGCTCTTGGTAAAGCTGCTGGTTCTGTACTAGGTGAATCAGTTGCAGTTGGACTGGCTGGTGCTATAGATGTTGCTGCTTTGCTGGCTAAGGAGGCTCTTGAACATATACCTAATAATGTTCTTCCTGCTACTGCTGGACTGATTGGCAGTGTTCTTAAAATTACTACTCATAATAATAAAGCTGTTCGAACACTTGATCCTGaacatcttggacagaatggagttcaacgtgaggaagtCCCCGCagctgacttatctgaccaagTTCCTGAcacagagtctgagaccaagattctcctacaaggtactcctgtggctcaaatggctgaaaTTCCTCCGCTTCATCCTTCTCCATATGAGGGACTCCCCAGACCTACGGGATATTTTCCACCACTTGCTCTATCTCTTCAAGTTGAAGGATATCCTATTACTGCTGCTTCTATTGATCCATCGCCTCCTCTACCTGAAGGTTCTCATGGTGCTGATGTACCCAAAGAATATCTCGAACCTCCTCTAGATCTTCTTGCTAGTGTTCAAGGATCTCTTGTTGAAGGTCACCCTGCTCCATTACATCCTCGTGCTTCTGGCATTCTAGGTTATGTTGTTAAAGCTGAAGGAGACTCTAAGGGAGGTGGACCTCTTCTTCGTCGTCTTCCTTTTCTTACTGCCGCTCGGTCACAACAACCTGCTACTTTACATAAGGAATATCTTGCTCCAACTCCTGTTCCCCTTCTTAAACGTCTTACTGAATCACCTGCTTCTCCACTTATCAAAGTTCCTACTCCTCTCTATACTCTATCAGGAGCCTATGGATCTCAACTACAAGCTGATGAGAGACATGACCAAGTTAATGCTGTTCCTCAAGGATCTGATGCTAATCTAACTGGTATAGCAGGTGAAGTTATGTCTATAGTTCATAATCCTGATGGTACCACTGCACTAGATGTTAAACTTCCCGGAGATGGTAGAGAGACTCTAACTTTTCGTATGTTATCTATTTCCCACGGTACTGATGACTTGGAAGGACGTCCTCAAGATTCAAGTCTACCACTTGCTGAAGACAGTGATGGTACTGGAGATCCAGGATCGGTACCTGAAGGAGCCGttgaagaaaaagaaaagaaagaagacTCATCTCAAGGTGCTTCTGGTCCTGAACCTCCGCCACCTCTTCCTGTTGTTGGTAAAACTGATTCTGGAGAGCAAGCTAAAGGAGGTCCTATTGTAGGTTTACTTGGTAAATTACTTGAAGGAGCACTTTCTGGAGCAGATAAGGTCGTTACTGATCCAATAATCTCACAAACCTTGATAACACTTGGAGAAAAAGGACCGGCTTTCGCTGCTACACTTGGATCTGTTGCCATTGATGCAGCTCTTAAACTAACTGAACCTCCTCAACAGCAACCTCCACCAGGTACTGAACCTGAAGCTGCTGCTCGTGAAGGTGGCCCTGGTGAAGACACTgcttctactactactactaaTACTAGAGATACTAGTGATAATAATGATGGTGCTGATCCTTCTACTTCTGAAGCTCTTACTTCTGAAGCTCAACATGCTGCTCTATTCTCAGTCTCTGCTCAAGGCTATAACTCCAGGTCAAAAGCCCGACCCTTTTGGCTGGATTATCCCTACTGTCTCTTCTGTTCTTGGTACatctgccttggcttgttttgcgGGATTGAAACTctataa
- a CDS encoding hypothetical protein (encoded by transcript BEWA_026180A), which yields MEIAIRAEKQFRAKVAEVPIIFIERIYGESKLWSIETFLGILKIVQ from the exons atggaAATCGCTATAAGGGCCGAAAAGCAGTTTAGGGCAAAGGTTGCAGAAGTCCCAATCATATTTATAGAGCGCATTTATGGCGAATCAAAACTTT GGTCTATTGAGACTTTTTTGggaattttaaagattGTACAATAG
- a CDS encoding hypothetical protein (encoded by transcript BEWA_026190A): MEGWITISPEEFDKKLERMKTGLPECEFSVHSEPVTIDVSRPYQSLCQSFTYDYDGVPTRMIFHGENVPVNKLVNGRERIWEGEDGEKCIRSIVSMKDGKPVLVYLERDTPSGIQFSTLLRDNGKWEVTSKYNGELKKLRRTTESVENFTIKLDEENDTKECIIFNRTFLNLPARFYVPKMGNYSTEVKDGGVSVWHGDDKERCVSGVVYFKSGRPQLSHMTINDSDDRYLQKYFEKCGKEWKDLTEEDFYKKIEEISGRSARSKNTLPEETTQSTQPSDYILDISKEPNKDLVAIHKGITPEEIKCRVYQTRDKKDKRVTSVVDGDIPIWTSRASEEFRYCFVEEKENYSPIIAIYIGNKCSRCYVKDSDKWVEIGELSHNKRHQDMENNSTGDSNSQSVKKDGTTLDISKPENSGVEIKEVKMSGITQKTFTPNGSANITSVLNKGVELWSIPYDGDGLRTATLYSSGDYKLLFLQSKVVGVTDSYYFEGLSTLTPLTGEEFDRKLGDMKRTTEHLIEKLDAPLFDIEDATEGDLVTLKVKIKPGKEAHKLEYGNDKIWENEDPSLSSATLYFDGDVPSLAVIETTKGIVHRYKDYTDKQWKDGNESSHNTRFEELREKYNPEQSDRESTNPASNSNTTHKPTVSCQNILIVH, from the coding sequence ATGGAAGGTTGGATTACAATTTCTCCTGAAGAGTTTGACAAAAAAttggagagaatgaaaacaGGTCTACCAGAATGTGAGTTCTCTGTTCATTCGGAACCAGTAACTATAGATGTTTCCAGGCCATATCAATCTCTCTGTCAGTCCTTCACCTATGACTATGATGGAGTTCCAACCAGAATGATTTTTCATGGAGAAAATGTTCCGGTAAATAAGCTTGTGAATGGCAGAGAAAGAATCTGGGAAGGTGAAGATGGAGAGAAGTGTATACGGTCCATTGTTAGTATGAAGGATGGTAAGCCAGTTCTAGTATATCTAGAGAGAGATACTCCCTCCGGGATACAGTTTTCCACACTTTTAAGAGATAACGGTAAATGGGAAGTCACTTCTAAGTATAATGGTGAACTCAAGAAGCTCAGAAGAACTACAGAGTCTGTAGAAAACTTTACAATTAAGCTAGACGAGGAAAATGATACCAAAGaatgtataatatttaATAGAACCTTTCTAAATCTTCCAGCCCGTTTCTATGTTCCAAAGATGGGCAACTATTCCACTGAGGTCAAGGATGGAGGAGTTAGTGTATGGCATGGTGATGACAAGGAAAGGTGTGTATCTGGAGTTGTATATTTCAAGAGTGGAAGACCACAACTTTCCCACATGACTATTAATGATTCCGATGATAGATACTTAcaaaagtactttgaaaagtgtggcaaggaatggaaggatCTTACGGAGGAGGACTTTTATAAGAAGATAGAGGAAATTAGTGGAAGGTCAGCTAGATCTAAAAATACTCTTCCAGAAGAAACAACGCAGTCGACACAACCCTCTGATTAcattcttgacatttctAAAGAACCAAATAAGGATCTAGTAGCAATACATAAAGGTATCACACCTGAAGAAATAAAGTGTCGTGTATACCAAACGAGGGACAAGAAAGACAAGAGGGTTACCTCTGTTGTAGATGGAGATATTCCCATATGGACTTCCAGAGCTAGTGAGGAATTCCGATACTGCTTTgttgaagaaaaggaaaacTACTCACCCATAATAGCCATATACATAGGAAACAAGTGTAGCAGATGCTATGTTAAGGATAGTGACAAGTGGGTTGAAATAGGTGAGCTCAGCCACAATAAAAGGCATCAAGACATGGAGAACAACTCCACAGGGGATTCAAATTCTCAGTCAGTTAAAAAGGATGGTACTACACTGGACATTTCTAAGCCAGAGAATTCTGGAGTGGAGATAAAAGAAGTAAAGATGAGTGGAATAACTCAAAAGACTTTTACCCCAAATGGCTCTGCAAATATAACCAGCGTTTTGAATAAGGGAGTAGAGCTTTGGAGCATACCATATGATGGAGACGGACTAAGAACTGCAACTTTGTACTCTTCTGGAGACTACAAGCTTTTATTTCTGCAATCTAAAGTTGTTGGTGTAACAGACTCTTATTACTTTGAAGGTTTGTCAACATTGACTCCACTCACTGGAGAAGAATTTGATAGAAAACTGGGTGACATGAAAAGAACCACGGAACATCTCATTGAGAAACTTGACGCACCTCTGTTCGATATTGAAGATGCTACTGAAGGTGATCTTGTAACATTGAAAGTGAAGATTAAGCCAGGTAAAGAGGCGCATAAGCtagaatatggaaatgataaaatatgGGAGAATGAGGACCCTTCTCTCTCTTCTGCAACTCTATACTTTGATGGTGATGTTCCGTCACTTGCTGTTATTGAGACTACAAAGGGTATCGTCCACCGTTACAAGGATTATACTGATAAGCAGTGGAAGGATGGTAATGAGAGCAGTCACAATACAAGATTTGAGGAGCTAAGGGAAAAGTATAATCCGGAACAATCTGATAGGGAATCTACCAATCCCGCTTCAAACTCTAACACCACTCATAAACCCACTGTATCATGccaaaacattttaattgtACACTAG
- a CDS encoding signal peptide-containing protein (encoded by transcript BEWA_026200A) — protein MRSFLLLSTAFLIGVCYCAPSNSKGNGGNATQNSREANSTSQVQQAAQPIPQEKQTVPDTNSGVPKPVLQHNHFTKELAVPITLDLAEVNTNSVDVPDTTTKDGINTTYYYPKGKFYFEKIVDGTRTVWESTKEKCSPAYTISKGDITFLALLLKKSDDETDLIYYEKKNLGWKLVEKTKSENIIEELKRQPEQPAVKTIDLDLSDVDSITFSVEESEEDKVPIKKYAVKTDHHLNEINNGDSELWKSDSPNKHCTLATVYFEEENPMLASLSLNQGFVYLQNKDGKWVGVSKDGYDAALTNMKARASLPKIENVELDVTDMSEEEPVEEIPLNTATPTEGHHSSVMEDGVEVWKGTHTEQEGQADTVRADTPSNSSSLDLSKEPNEDLFTFRETIDNDVKYSKYKLKNREDKVTTIIHDENVLWKAKTNESL, from the coding sequence ATGAGATCCTTCTTGTTATTATCCACGGCATTCCTGATTGGAGTATGTTATTGTGCTCCTTCAAATTCGAAAGGAAATGGTGGCAACGCTACGCAGAATTCTAGAGAAGCCAATTCTACTTCTCAAGTTCAACAGGCAGCTCAACCAATTCCACAAGAGAAACAGACTGTTCCAGACACAAATTCTGGAGTTCCTAAACCTGTTCTACAACATAATCACTTTACCAAAGAACTCGCAGTTCCAATTACCCTAGATTTGGCTGAGGTGAATACAAATTCTGTTGATGTTCCAGATACTACTACGAAGGATGGCATAAATACAACCTACTACTACCCAAAGGGAAAGTtttattttgaaaagataGTGGATGGAACCAGGACAGTATGGGAGTCTACTAAAGAGAAATGTTCTCCAGCGTACACTATCTCAAAGGGTGATATAACATTTCTTGCTCTCTTGCTAAAGAAGTCTGATGATGAGACCGATTTAATATACTAcgaaaagaagaatctagGGTGGAAGCTTGTCGAGAAGACAAAGagtgaaaatataatagaGGAACTAAAGAGGCAGCCTGAGCAACCAGCTGTAAAAACCATCGACTTGGATCTTTCAGATGTTGACTCTATAACATTCTctgtagaagaatctgaggaGGATAAGGTTCCTATCAAAAAATATGCCGTTAAAACTGATCATCACCTGAATGAAataaataatggagattctgaACTTTGGAAATCCGATTCTCCGAACAAACACTGTACACTTGCTACGGTATACtttgaggaagagaatccCATGCTAGCATCTTTATCACTCAACCAAGGATTTgtttatttacaaaataaagACGGTAAATGGGTTGGTGTTTCTAAGGATGGCTATGATGCTGCTCTAACTAATATGAAGGCACGAGCTTCCTTACCCAAAATTGAGAATGTTGAACTCGATGTTACTGACATGAGTGAGGAAGAACCTGTTGAAGAGATACCTCTAAATACTGCTACTCCAACGGAAGGCCATCATAGTTCTGTTATGGAAGACGGAGTTGAAGTTTGGAAAGGTACACATACTGAGCAGGAAGGACAAGCAGATACTGTGAGAGCTGATACACCTTCAAATTCTAGCTCTCTTGATCTTTCCAAGGAGCCTAACGAGGATTTATTCACTTTCAGGGAAACTATAGATAATGATGTAAAGTATTCTAAGTACAAGTTAAAGAATAGAGAAGACAAGGTTACGACAATTATCCACGACGAAAATGTGCTATGGAAGGCGAAAACTAATGAATCTCTATAA